The proteins below are encoded in one region of Aquisphaera giovannonii:
- a CDS encoding DnaJ domain-containing protein, whose translation MVQDEDAAYACCSIGIGRWYWAAWGSEEDARALARPFASGYEKNSDAAEKKAIEAAGAGAKRLPAKWASAYKRGGPASDGEGAEKREKPRSRLSRPAGTAARPAAPDRPRFLYAASESDEAGSRGEVVIVKHRIVRQTAGKIYVDREPFREEEWRGREGADPSAEAPKPKTLAVDRETLRREGRFPHRGAAFYSSEEAGIRDVHAALTSRHAWCAALGVKFPCSAASIKAAYRRLARETHPDAGGDPVQFQAVERAYREALAYFSSPDDPAGLGA comes from the coding sequence ATGGTTCAGGACGAGGACGCGGCCTACGCCTGCTGCTCGATCGGGATCGGTCGGTGGTACTGGGCCGCCTGGGGGAGCGAGGAGGACGCCAGGGCCCTGGCCCGCCCGTTCGCGAGCGGATACGAGAAGAACTCCGACGCGGCGGAGAAGAAGGCCATCGAGGCGGCCGGGGCGGGCGCGAAACGTCTGCCGGCGAAGTGGGCCTCCGCCTACAAGCGCGGCGGCCCCGCGTCTGACGGGGAGGGCGCCGAGAAGCGGGAGAAGCCCCGGAGCCGCCTCAGCCGGCCCGCCGGCACCGCCGCGAGGCCGGCGGCCCCGGACCGTCCGCGCTTCCTGTACGCCGCGTCCGAGAGCGATGAGGCCGGCTCGCGCGGCGAGGTCGTCATCGTCAAGCACCGGATCGTCCGGCAGACCGCCGGGAAGATCTACGTCGATCGCGAGCCCTTCCGCGAGGAGGAGTGGCGGGGCCGCGAGGGCGCCGATCCCTCGGCGGAGGCCCCGAAGCCGAAGACCCTGGCCGTCGACCGCGAGACGCTGAGGCGCGAGGGGCGGTTCCCGCACCGCGGGGCGGCCTTCTACTCCAGCGAGGAGGCCGGCATCCGGGACGTCCACGCGGCCCTGACCTCGCGGCACGCCTGGTGCGCCGCGCTCGGCGTGAAGTTCCCCTGCTCGGCGGCGTCAATCAAGGCCGCCTACCGGCGACTCGCCCGGGAGACCCACCCGGACGCAGGCGGCGACCCGGTCCAGTTCCAGGCCGTGGAGCGCGCCTATCGCGAGGCCCTCGCCTACTTCTCCTCGCCCGATGACCCGGCGGGACTCGGGGCGTGA
- a CDS encoding NADPH-dependent FMN reductase, whose protein sequence is MTGDATARALNLPVLVGSVREGRRSIHVARHVGDALARREGIEAGLIDLSEFDLPILIERPQQADRPPPGYEPFQSRLRAADGLVIVSPEYKGGIPGVLKNALDHLEPGVFRRRPIGIVTVSAGGLGGVGCLAQLRQVCLSMGGLPIPVALPVSEVEALFDERGDAVDDRLARRLGPFLDELIWYVGATARQRRLDAASGGA, encoded by the coding sequence GTGACAGGAGACGCGACGGCCCGGGCTCTCAATCTCCCCGTGCTGGTCGGCTCGGTCCGCGAGGGCCGCCGGAGCATCCACGTCGCTCGCCACGTCGGCGATGCGCTCGCCCGCCGCGAAGGGATCGAGGCGGGCCTGATCGACCTGTCCGAGTTCGACCTGCCGATCCTCATCGAGCGCCCGCAGCAGGCCGACCGGCCGCCGCCGGGATACGAGCCGTTCCAGTCGAGGCTCCGGGCCGCGGACGGGCTCGTGATCGTCTCGCCCGAGTACAAGGGGGGGATCCCGGGCGTCCTGAAGAACGCGCTCGATCACCTGGAGCCCGGGGTCTTCCGCCGCAGGCCGATCGGGATCGTGACGGTCTCCGCCGGGGGGCTCGGCGGGGTGGGCTGCCTGGCGCAGCTCCGCCAGGTCTGCCTGTCCATGGGCGGCCTGCCGATCCCGGTCGCCCTCCCGGTGTCGGAGGTCGAGGCCCTGTTCGACGAGCGGGGGGACGCGGTCGACGACCGCCTCGCTCGTCGACTCGGCCCGTTCCTCGACGAGCTGATCTGGTACGTCGGCGCCACCGCCCGGCAGCGCAGGCTCGATGCGGCGTCGGGCGGGGCCTGA
- a CDS encoding acyltransferase family protein translates to MDVKIPAANHRISELDGLRAIAASLVVMHHFIMNAVEGRLQSMGQEGVGRMVAGFTASGVELFFVLSGAVLLRPYFRQGKPVRVVRYAERRVVRLWPPYFGAWLLAGLAVWLATEYPTWWTRASALPTFAARDWLQQLPIVYLGNNLYNFAWWTLTVECVFYLIAPFLGMIGQRVSFGAVLIVVAMSAAAIVAEYAARVSWSVPVLGAFLQYLACFAWGVILARVDFSRYTLLAICLMGAGLVAASGARLVENGLTGYGFLYAGLVGLAQTGRITSLASPPMVWLGERSYSLFLTHFSVFGLCSHLTSLFTSGKDAGYFLISRLMGLPAAFLVAILLFTFVECRFAHNLETKDQFWPWQAVTP, encoded by the coding sequence GTGGATGTGAAGATTCCAGCCGCCAACCACCGGATCAGTGAACTCGACGGGCTTCGGGCCATCGCCGCTTCACTTGTGGTTATGCATCACTTTATCATGAATGCAGTCGAGGGCAGGCTGCAGTCCATGGGGCAGGAGGGCGTCGGCAGGATGGTCGCCGGGTTCACGGCGAGCGGCGTCGAGCTCTTCTTCGTGCTGAGCGGTGCGGTGCTCTTGCGGCCGTATTTTCGCCAAGGTAAGCCCGTCCGGGTCGTCCGGTATGCCGAGCGCAGGGTCGTGCGGCTCTGGCCTCCCTATTTCGGGGCATGGCTGCTCGCGGGGCTGGCCGTCTGGCTCGCGACCGAGTACCCGACCTGGTGGACCCGGGCCTCGGCCCTGCCGACGTTCGCGGCCCGGGATTGGCTCCAGCAGTTGCCGATCGTGTACCTGGGGAACAACCTGTACAACTTCGCCTGGTGGACCCTCACCGTCGAGTGCGTCTTCTACCTGATCGCCCCCTTCCTCGGCATGATCGGGCAGCGGGTCTCTTTCGGCGCGGTGCTCATCGTCGTCGCGATGTCCGCCGCCGCGATCGTCGCGGAGTACGCCGCGCGCGTGAGCTGGAGCGTGCCCGTCCTGGGCGCTTTCCTCCAATACCTCGCGTGCTTCGCCTGGGGGGTGATCCTCGCCCGCGTGGATTTCTCGCGGTATACGCTCCTGGCGATATGCCTCATGGGGGCCGGGCTCGTCGCGGCATCCGGCGCACGCCTCGTGGAGAACGGGCTGACCGGCTACGGCTTCCTCTACGCCGGGCTGGTGGGCCTGGCCCAGACCGGCCGGATCACGAGCCTGGCCTCGCCCCCGATGGTCTGGCTCGGCGAGCGGTCCTATTCCCTCTTCCTGACCCACTTCTCGGTCTTCGGCCTGTGCAGCCACCTGACCTCCCTCTTCACGTCAGGAAAGGATGCCGGTTATTTCTTGATAAGTCGATTGATGGGCCTCCCGGCGGCGTTCCTCGTCGCGATCCTCCTGTTCACCTTCGTGGAGTGCCGATTCGCCCACAACCTGGAGACGAAGGACCAATTCTGGCCGTGGCAGGCCGTGACGCCTTGA
- a CDS encoding VOC family protein, with product MAQASDKAVVEQPRPITHVGVTVTDIDAAIDWYRRVLGFQLLHGPVDYTAGEGYFGRLVADMLGPKVVRGRIAMLDAGNSVGLELFEFSEPKPDRRVPEENQEFYLHKTGTFHFCVVDPDIEGLARRIVEAGGRQRSAVWEFAPGVGFYVCYCEDPFGNIVEIYSHGTAHIWSTLAQMSK from the coding sequence ATGGCGCAGGCATCGGATAAGGCCGTCGTCGAGCAGCCGCGGCCGATCACCCACGTGGGCGTGACCGTGACGGACATCGACGCGGCGATCGACTGGTATCGGCGGGTGCTCGGCTTCCAGCTCCTGCACGGGCCGGTGGACTACACCGCCGGGGAGGGCTACTTCGGGCGGCTGGTCGCCGACATGCTCGGGCCCAAGGTCGTGCGCGGCCGGATCGCCATGCTGGACGCCGGCAACAGCGTGGGCCTGGAGCTGTTCGAGTTCTCCGAGCCTAAGCCGGACCGCCGGGTGCCGGAGGAGAACCAGGAATTCTACCTGCACAAGACCGGCACGTTCCACTTCTGCGTCGTCGACCCGGACATCGAGGGCCTGGCCCGGCGGATCGTCGAGGCCGGGGGCCGGCAGCGCAGCGCGGTCTGGGAGTTCGCGCCCGGCGTCGGCTTCTACGTCTGCTACTGCGAGGACCCGTTCGGCAACATCGTCGAGATCTACTCCCACGGCACGGCCCACATCTGGAGCACGCTGGCCCAGATGAGCAAGTAG
- a CDS encoding alcohol dehydrogenase catalytic domain-containing protein, translated as MRITAAVMEKADAVLARRKIELEDVELEGPREDEVLIRVTSCGVCGTDKGVIHGLEPFPTPGVLGHEGAGGVEEVGSRVTMVKPGDRVMIGVPYCGRCRTCRRGEPRYCQDDMGLTFSGYRLDGSSPMRRPGWEKLAGRFFQQSSWATYTLALDRQLAVVPEGLDVDLTGPYGCSISTRAGTVLNELKPYPGSSIAIFGTGGVGLAAIMAARMTGATRIIAVDEVPERLALAKELGATHAIEHGAGTVAELKEITKDQLDFAIEAAAGATPPVIPGPGSQRPGGREANRPTDFATRRVLLRPARAGG; from the coding sequence ATGCGGATCACCGCCGCCGTGATGGAGAAGGCCGACGCAGTCCTCGCGCGACGCAAGATCGAGCTGGAGGATGTCGAGCTCGAGGGGCCGCGCGAGGACGAGGTCCTCATCCGCGTGACCAGTTGCGGCGTCTGCGGAACGGACAAGGGGGTCATCCACGGGCTCGAGCCGTTCCCGACTCCCGGCGTGCTCGGGCACGAGGGGGCGGGGGGCGTCGAGGAGGTCGGCTCGCGGGTCACGATGGTGAAACCCGGCGACCGGGTGATGATCGGCGTCCCCTATTGCGGCCGCTGCCGAACCTGCCGTCGCGGCGAGCCGAGGTACTGCCAGGACGACATGGGGCTGACCTTCTCCGGCTACCGCCTCGATGGCTCCAGCCCGATGAGGCGGCCGGGCTGGGAGAAGCTCGCCGGGCGGTTCTTCCAGCAGTCCTCGTGGGCCACCTACACGCTCGCGCTGGACCGGCAACTCGCCGTCGTGCCCGAGGGGCTCGACGTCGACCTGACGGGGCCCTACGGCTGCTCCATCTCCACGAGGGCCGGGACGGTGCTCAACGAGCTGAAGCCCTACCCCGGCTCGTCGATCGCGATCTTCGGCACCGGGGGCGTCGGCCTGGCGGCGATCATGGCGGCCCGGATGACCGGCGCGACGCGGATCATCGCCGTGGACGAGGTGCCCGAGCGGCTGGCCCTCGCGAAGGAGCTGGGCGCGACGCACGCGATCGAGCACGGCGCCGGCACGGTCGCCGAGCTGAAGGAGATCACGAAGGACCAGCTCGACTTCGCCATCGAGGCGGCCGCCGGCGCGACCCCCCCGGTGATACCGGGCCCGGGAAGCCAGCGCCCGGGCGGGCGTGAGGCGAACCGGCCGACGGACTTCGCGACTCGGAGAGTACTCCTCCGTCCGGCGCGAGCAGGCGGGTGA
- a CDS encoding DUF4198 domain-containing protein produces the protein MSYLGVPRLHFAGTFLARPSTINNDIANYDPTTSPLDPGWNPDGDARWDLLGCQVTAAYYADGTSAASASADPIVGTPLISISSPPAKIVDLDPDQQLVSEIWGLRVRLGGPASGSLDARYRVAAFCDLWPRAQQSTGDQPLGASYQSALEDIEWPQAPASRFLADLHRASPDLLSIKFNLDGINLDQGPTLGHGRVVGTVGPASADEPKHFVLGRLLRPSRQQGKNQRSAFTFAQARVCTDRKKVIVDLGNSLPTTTPGGPIDASLIGEVELAVVDQGGRATTLGPVQYQADDWYTSTAGVQEFPDGRTLSDAQLAALEGGRLALLPAGSGGVGPASRPPLIENASSSVLRADRYVYRLNPGDEATVELYLTKAGKPLAGETIALAYAPQRLPAEETVGTPESALAFPTPTIPEKTDGNGRVRFTLKAADPGNPRQFIDGQVYGVAYSWPQEQPGQAQADPSLFVSALVWDAFTFTPPATWWGTVQPILSQYARLYPFMMQFVDLGDYGSVVANRSRIEQVMKLDPEHPGYMPVTRDLSRAKRDMILGWFAAGAPEGTPPS, from the coding sequence ATGAGCTATCTCGGCGTCCCGAGGTTGCATTTCGCGGGCACGTTCCTGGCCCGGCCGTCGACGATCAACAACGACATCGCCAACTACGACCCGACGACTTCACCCCTCGACCCGGGGTGGAATCCCGACGGCGATGCGCGCTGGGACCTGCTCGGCTGCCAGGTCACCGCCGCGTACTACGCCGACGGGACTTCCGCCGCGTCCGCCTCGGCCGACCCGATCGTCGGCACGCCCTTGATCTCGATCAGCTCGCCCCCCGCGAAGATCGTCGACCTCGACCCCGACCAGCAGCTCGTCTCGGAGATCTGGGGCCTGAGGGTCAGGCTCGGCGGCCCGGCCTCCGGCTCGCTCGATGCCCGCTACCGCGTCGCCGCCTTCTGCGACCTCTGGCCCCGCGCCCAGCAGTCCACCGGCGACCAGCCGCTCGGGGCGTCCTACCAGTCGGCCCTGGAGGACATCGAGTGGCCCCAGGCGCCCGCGTCGCGGTTCCTCGCGGACCTTCACCGGGCGAGCCCCGACCTGCTCTCGATCAAGTTCAACCTCGATGGCATCAACCTGGACCAGGGGCCGACGCTCGGGCATGGCCGCGTCGTGGGCACCGTCGGGCCGGCCTCGGCGGACGAGCCGAAGCACTTCGTCCTCGGCCGGCTGCTCCGGCCCAGCCGCCAGCAGGGCAAGAACCAGCGATCGGCCTTCACGTTCGCCCAGGCCCGGGTCTGCACGGACCGGAAGAAGGTGATCGTGGACCTCGGCAACAGCCTGCCCACCACGACCCCGGGCGGCCCGATCGACGCGTCCCTCATCGGCGAGGTCGAGCTGGCGGTCGTCGACCAGGGCGGCCGGGCCACGACGCTCGGGCCGGTCCAGTACCAGGCCGACGACTGGTACACCTCGACGGCCGGCGTCCAGGAGTTCCCCGACGGCCGGACGCTGTCCGATGCCCAGCTCGCCGCGCTGGAGGGCGGCCGCCTGGCCCTGCTCCCGGCCGGGTCGGGCGGCGTGGGCCCGGCCTCCCGGCCCCCCCTGATCGAGAACGCGTCGTCCAGCGTCCTCCGGGCCGACCGATACGTCTATCGCCTCAACCCCGGCGACGAGGCCACGGTCGAGCTCTACCTGACGAAGGCCGGCAAGCCGTTGGCCGGCGAGACCATCGCCCTGGCCTATGCCCCGCAGCGCCTGCCGGCCGAGGAGACGGTCGGCACCCCCGAGAGCGCGCTGGCGTTCCCCACGCCGACGATCCCCGAGAAGACCGACGGGAACGGCCGAGTCCGCTTCACGCTCAAGGCGGCCGACCCGGGCAACCCCCGCCAGTTCATCGACGGGCAGGTCTACGGGGTCGCATACTCGTGGCCGCAGGAGCAGCCGGGCCAGGCCCAGGCCGACCCCTCGCTGTTCGTCAGCGCGCTGGTCTGGGACGCGTTCACGTTCACGCCGCCCGCGACCTGGTGGGGCACCGTGCAGCCGATCCTCTCGCAATACGCCCGCCTCTACCCCTTCATGATGCAGTTCGTGGACCTGGGCGACTACGGGAGCGTCGTGGCCAACCGGAGCCGGATCGAGCAGGTCATGAAGCTCGACCCGGAGCACCCGGGCTACATGCCGGTGACGCGCGACCTCTCGCGGGCCAAGCGCGACATGATCCTCGGCTGGTTCGCCGCCGGGGCGCCGGAGGGCACCCCGCCGTCGTGA
- a CDS encoding xanthine dehydrogenase family protein molybdopterin-binding subunit has product MSTAHIGKPIRRIDGRAKVTGEAKYAAEYATPDLAHGWVVSSPIARGKITAIDASEALKLPGVIQVFSHENRPKMAWFDSSYRDQIAPPGSPFRPLYDAEVHFNAQPVALVVASSPELARYASTLVRIEYKARTHATELAANLESARTPKEREGIKPPPKARGHADRALAAAPVKVDVEYEVPVEHHNPMETFATTVVRDEDGSFTVYDKTQGVQNVRDYLCNALGFKADEIRVITAFVGGAFGSGLRPQYQVFLAAMAAKELQRSVRVVLTRQQMFSLGHRPTTRQRVALGASADGALRAVIHEATAETSRHEDYSEEVVNWSGLLYRCDDARFEHKVVPLDLPTPCDMRAPGAVWGVFALESAMDELAVALGTDPVELRLRNYAEEDQNDGKPFTSKELRECYRRAAGRFGWARRDPTPRSMRRGSTLIGWGMAGGAWESMQQEAAASARLTVDGRLTVSSATEDIGTGTYTVMTQIAAELLGLPLEDVTFKLGDSALPQAPVEGGSFTVASVGSAIKAACGAVGETLLKLARKVEGAPLGKPTPDEVEFAEGRIRLKADPSRSVAIAEAMRAGGVDVIAQEAAAGPKQDKYSRHAHSAIFAEVEVDEDFGTVRVTRVVTAIAGGRIINPRTARSQVMGGIVWGIGSALHEASVLDHRFGRFMTHNLADYHVPVQADVEEIEVIFVDERDELVNPLGAKGLGEIGVVGVAAAVANAVHHATGRRVRSLPITLDKLL; this is encoded by the coding sequence ATGAGCACCGCCCACATCGGGAAGCCGATCCGCCGCATCGACGGCCGCGCCAAGGTCACGGGCGAGGCGAAGTATGCCGCCGAGTACGCCACGCCGGACCTCGCCCACGGCTGGGTCGTCTCCAGCCCCATCGCCCGAGGCAAGATCACCGCGATCGACGCGAGCGAGGCGCTGAAGCTGCCCGGCGTGATCCAGGTCTTCTCCCACGAGAACCGGCCGAAGATGGCCTGGTTCGACTCGAGCTACCGCGACCAGATCGCGCCGCCGGGCTCCCCGTTCCGGCCGCTCTACGACGCGGAGGTCCATTTCAACGCCCAGCCCGTGGCCCTGGTCGTGGCGAGCTCGCCGGAGCTGGCGCGGTATGCCTCGACGCTCGTGCGGATCGAGTACAAGGCCCGCACGCACGCCACCGAGCTGGCGGCCAACCTCGAATCGGCCCGCACGCCGAAGGAGCGGGAGGGCATCAAGCCGCCGCCGAAGGCGCGCGGCCACGCGGACCGGGCCCTCGCCGCGGCGCCGGTGAAGGTGGACGTCGAGTACGAGGTCCCCGTCGAGCACCACAACCCGATGGAGACCTTCGCGACGACGGTGGTGCGGGACGAGGACGGCAGCTTCACCGTCTACGACAAGACCCAGGGCGTGCAGAACGTCCGCGACTACCTGTGCAACGCCCTCGGCTTCAAGGCGGATGAGATCCGCGTCATCACCGCGTTCGTGGGCGGGGCCTTCGGCTCGGGCCTGCGCCCGCAGTACCAGGTGTTCCTCGCGGCGATGGCCGCCAAGGAGCTCCAGCGGTCCGTCCGGGTGGTCCTGACCCGCCAGCAGATGTTCAGCCTCGGGCATCGTCCCACCACCCGCCAGCGGGTCGCCCTGGGGGCGTCCGCCGACGGGGCGCTCCGGGCGGTCATCCACGAGGCGACCGCCGAGACCTCGCGGCACGAGGACTACAGCGAGGAGGTCGTCAACTGGTCGGGCCTGCTCTATCGGTGCGACGACGCCCGGTTCGAGCACAAGGTCGTCCCGCTGGACCTGCCCACCCCGTGCGACATGCGGGCCCCGGGCGCGGTCTGGGGCGTCTTCGCCCTCGAGTCCGCCATGGACGAGCTCGCCGTCGCCCTCGGGACCGACCCCGTCGAGCTCAGGCTGCGGAACTACGCCGAGGAGGACCAGAACGACGGCAAGCCGTTCACGAGCAAGGAGCTGAGGGAGTGCTACCGCCGGGCCGCCGGGCGGTTCGGCTGGGCCCGGCGCGACCCGACCCCACGCTCGATGCGGCGCGGCTCGACGCTCATCGGCTGGGGCATGGCCGGGGGGGCCTGGGAGTCGATGCAGCAGGAGGCGGCGGCCTCGGCGCGGCTGACGGTGGACGGCAGGCTCACGGTCTCCAGCGCGACCGAGGACATCGGCACCGGGACCTACACGGTCATGACCCAGATCGCCGCCGAGCTGCTCGGGCTCCCGCTGGAAGACGTCACGTTCAAGCTCGGCGACTCCGCGCTGCCGCAGGCCCCGGTCGAAGGCGGCTCGTTCACGGTCGCGTCGGTCGGCTCGGCGATCAAGGCCGCGTGCGGGGCCGTCGGGGAGACGCTCCTGAAGCTCGCCCGCAAGGTCGAGGGGGCGCCGCTCGGCAAGCCGACGCCCGACGAGGTCGAGTTCGCGGAAGGCCGGATCCGCCTGAAGGCCGACCCGTCGCGCTCGGTCGCGATCGCCGAGGCGATGCGGGCCGGCGGGGTCGACGTCATCGCGCAGGAGGCGGCGGCCGGGCCGAAGCAGGACAAATACTCGCGCCACGCGCACTCGGCGATCTTCGCCGAGGTCGAGGTGGACGAGGACTTCGGCACGGTCCGCGTCACCCGGGTCGTGACCGCGATCGCGGGGGGGCGGATCATCAACCCGAGGACCGCCCGGAGCCAGGTGATGGGCGGCATCGTCTGGGGGATAGGGTCGGCCCTGCACGAGGCGAGCGTCCTCGACCACCGCTTCGGCCGGTTCATGACGCACAACCTCGCCGACTACCACGTCCCGGTCCAGGCCGACGTCGAGGAGATCGAGGTGATCTTCGTCGACGAGCGCGACGAGCTGGTCAACCCGCTCGGGGCCAAGGGCCTGGGCGAGATCGGCGTCGTGGGCGTCGCGGCCGCCGTCGCCAACGCCGTCCACCACGCGACCGGCAGGCGCGTCCGGTCGTTGCCGATCACCCTGGACAAGCTCCTCTGA
- a CDS encoding (2Fe-2S)-binding protein: MEDPAPVTATPLPAEVAIGLTVNGVRRQLHVAPWTTLLDALREHLGLTGTKKGCDHGQCGACTVLVDGRRINACLTLAVMRDGAEVTTIEGLADGDALHALQEAFIEHDAFQCGYCTPGQICSAAGLIREGHAKTRDEIRELMSGNICRCGAYPNIVAAIEQAMGGAA, encoded by the coding sequence ATGGAAGACCCTGCGCCGGTCACGGCGACACCCCTGCCCGCCGAGGTGGCGATCGGCCTCACGGTCAACGGCGTCCGGCGGCAATTGCACGTCGCCCCGTGGACGACCCTGCTCGACGCACTCCGCGAGCACCTCGGACTCACGGGGACCAAGAAGGGCTGCGACCACGGCCAGTGCGGCGCCTGCACGGTGCTCGTGGACGGCCGGCGGATCAACGCTTGCCTGACGCTGGCCGTGATGCGCGACGGCGCGGAGGTCACGACGATCGAGGGCCTCGCCGACGGCGACGCCCTGCACGCCCTCCAGGAGGCCTTCATCGAGCACGACGCCTTCCAGTGCGGCTATTGCACGCCCGGCCAGATCTGCTCGGCGGCCGGCCTCATCCGCGAAGGGCACGCGAAGACGCGGGACGAGATCCGCGAGCTGATGAGCGGCAACATCTGCCGGTGCGGGGCCTATCCGAACATCGTCGCCGCGATCGAGCAGGCGATGGGAGGGGCGGCATGA
- a CDS encoding FAD binding domain-containing protein has protein sequence MNPFTYGRAEDAAAAVREVSSAAGARFIAGGTNLLDLMKEHVERPARLIDINRLPLREIRRTADGGLEIGALVTNADVAYDAEVERSYPLLSRAILAGASAQLRNMATTGGNLLQRTRCSYFYDAATPCNKREPGSGCPAIGGYNRYHAILGHSESCIATHPSDMCVALAALGAVVRVTGTGGERSIPFAEFHRLPGDRPELDTTLAPCELITAVILPAAGFPEHHAYLKVRDRTSYAFALISVAAALEVDGGKVAEARIALGGVAHKPWRDLDAEAILRGKEPTRGNFAEAAGAILRDARGFEHNGFKIELARRTVVRALAEAAGEALQ, from the coding sequence ATGAATCCCTTCACCTACGGCCGCGCCGAGGACGCGGCGGCGGCCGTCCGCGAGGTCTCCTCGGCTGCCGGGGCCCGGTTCATCGCCGGGGGCACCAACCTCCTCGACCTCATGAAGGAGCACGTCGAGCGGCCCGCCCGGCTGATCGACATCAACCGCCTCCCGCTCCGCGAGATCCGCCGGACCGCCGACGGGGGGCTCGAGATCGGCGCCCTGGTGACGAACGCGGACGTCGCCTACGACGCAGAAGTCGAGCGGTCCTACCCGCTCCTGTCCCGGGCCATCCTCGCCGGGGCGTCGGCCCAGCTCCGCAACATGGCGACGACCGGCGGCAACCTCCTCCAGCGGACCCGCTGCTCGTACTTCTACGACGCCGCCACGCCGTGCAACAAGCGCGAGCCGGGCAGCGGGTGCCCGGCCATCGGCGGCTACAACCGCTACCACGCGATCCTCGGGCACAGCGAGTCCTGCATCGCCACGCACCCGTCCGACATGTGCGTCGCCCTGGCGGCCCTGGGCGCCGTCGTCCGCGTCACCGGGACGGGCGGCGAGCGGTCCATCCCGTTCGCGGAGTTCCACCGTCTGCCCGGCGACCGCCCCGAGCTCGACACCACGCTGGCCCCGTGCGAGCTCATCACCGCGGTGATCCTGCCGGCCGCGGGCTTCCCCGAGCATCATGCCTACCTGAAGGTCCGCGACCGCACCTCCTACGCCTTCGCCCTGATCTCGGTCGCGGCCGCCCTTGAGGTCGACGGGGGAAAGGTCGCGGAGGCGCGCATCGCCCTCGGCGGCGTGGCGCACAAGCCCTGGCGTGACCTCGACGCCGAGGCCATCCTCCGCGGGAAGGAGCCGACGAGGGGGAACTTCGCGGAGGCGGCCGGGGCCATCCTCCGCGACGCCCGGGGGTTCGAGCACAACGGGTTCAAGATCGAGCTGGCCCGGCGCACCGTCGTCCGGGCCCTGGCCGAGGCCGCCGGGGAGGCACTCCAATGA